In a genomic window of Aggregatimonas sangjinii:
- a CDS encoding DNA topoisomerase IB — translation MEFLELLLKEPEIAIEHLDLTYVNDDELTINRIKKNKAFEYAANGSLLKEEDQLKRIEGLVIPPAWENVRITHLPNGHLQAVGRDTKRRKQYRYHPTWTKVRNQTKFYKMISFGEQLPKIRERVDQDLDQKDWTKSKVLALIIRLMEETHIRIGNEQYAKRNKTYGLSTLRTRHVNTFKDALKFEFKGKKGKQHKITLRNKRLIRLVNRCEEIPGWELFQYYDAKGDKHSVDSGMVNDYLHKISGALFTAKDFRTWSGSIIFFESLMALKTPKTPKQIQKNILRAYDSTAKELGNTRNVCRKYYVHPMLARQYESGNLGEAFDKVDAINDNAPFFSPSEQVVLDLIKAHKPTLTEA, via the coding sequence ATGGAGTTCTTAGAATTATTGCTCAAAGAGCCTGAAATAGCTATTGAGCATTTAGACCTTACCTATGTCAATGATGACGAATTAACCATCAATAGGATTAAGAAAAATAAAGCGTTCGAGTATGCTGCGAACGGTTCATTGTTGAAGGAAGAGGACCAGTTGAAACGAATTGAGGGTTTGGTAATACCCCCAGCATGGGAGAACGTCAGAATCACGCATTTGCCAAATGGGCATCTACAGGCCGTAGGAAGGGATACGAAACGTAGAAAGCAATACCGTTATCATCCTACATGGACCAAAGTACGCAATCAGACCAAATTTTATAAGATGATTTCCTTCGGGGAACAATTACCGAAGATACGGGAACGCGTGGATCAGGATTTAGATCAGAAAGATTGGACGAAATCTAAAGTTCTCGCGCTCATCATACGCTTAATGGAGGAAACCCACATCAGGATAGGTAATGAGCAATATGCGAAAAGAAATAAAACCTATGGTCTCTCGACCTTACGAACGCGACATGTAAACACGTTCAAAGATGCCCTAAAATTTGAATTCAAGGGCAAGAAAGGAAAACAGCACAAGATTACGCTGCGCAATAAACGCTTGATCAGATTGGTAAACCGCTGTGAGGAAATTCCGGGATGGGAATTGTTCCAATATTACGATGCTAAGGGCGACAAACATTCGGTAGATAGTGGTATGGTGAATGATTACCTGCACAAAATCAGCGGTGCCCTATTTACCGCAAAAGATTTCAGGACTTGGTCCGGTTCCATCATATTTTTCGAGAGTTTAATGGCCCTTAAAACTCCAAAGACGCCAAAGCAAATACAAAAGAATATTTTAAGGGCGTACGACAGTACTGCGAAAGAGCTGGGCAATACGCGAAATGTTTGCAGAAAATATTATGTTCACCCGATGCTTGCCCGGCAATACGAATCGGGAAACCTTGGCGAAGCGTTTGATAAAGTAGATGCTATCAATGATAATGCTCCTTTTTTCTCTCCCTCCGAACAAGTTGTCTTAGACCTCATCAAAGCCCATAAACCTACCTTGACGGAAGCTTGA
- a CDS encoding DUF2945 domain-containing protein yields MIREGTKVKWKWGNGTAEGKVQETYTSKVTKTIKGTTVTRDADDDNKALYIKQDDGDHVLKSESEVERVD; encoded by the coding sequence ATGATACGAGAAGGAACTAAAGTAAAATGGAAATGGGGCAACGGAACTGCAGAAGGTAAAGTTCAAGAGACCTATACCAGTAAAGTTACCAAAACCATTAAAGGAACTACTGTTACTCGGGATGCTGATGACGACAACAAAGCGCTGTATATAAAACAGGATGACGGCGACCATGTTTTAAAGAGTGAAAGCGAAGTAGAAAGAGTTGATTAA
- a CDS encoding ferritin-like domain-containing protein translates to MSTYTETVGNKLNDLLEKTYDAEKGFKKAAENTDNTPLKEFFQKKAQERYDFGHDLKSEIKSFGQEVDKGGSLTGAAHRTWMDVKALFSADDAESMLEEAIRGEKAAVEEYDDILGETSLPSTTASLLKTQKSHIENGLNTIKRLEDIS, encoded by the coding sequence ATGAGTACATACACAGAAACAGTAGGCAATAAATTGAATGACCTTTTAGAAAAGACCTATGACGCTGAAAAAGGGTTTAAAAAAGCGGCCGAGAATACCGACAACACCCCATTGAAAGAATTTTTTCAAAAAAAAGCTCAGGAACGCTATGACTTCGGACATGATTTAAAGTCAGAAATCAAATCGTTTGGTCAGGAGGTTGATAAAGGAGGTAGTCTCACGGGTGCAGCACACCGTACCTGGATGGATGTGAAAGCGTTATTTTCTGCCGATGATGCAGAATCGATGTTGGAAGAGGCTATTAGGGGAGAAAAAGCGGCAGTGGAAGAATATGATGATATTTTGGGAGAAACTTCGTTACCCTCAACTACGGCGTCTTTGTTGAAAACACAAAAAAGTCATATTGAAAATGGCTTGAACACTATCAAGCGATTGGAAGACATTAGTTAA
- a CDS encoding flavodoxin family protein produces MKKDTDFSELSAVYINCTLKNSSKQSHTEGLMRVSMAILKAEKVSVEYLRLADHEVPVGLVPDMTEEGAEKDDWPDIYKKIMKADILVIGTPIWLGERSSIASKLIERLYGMSGKTNDKGQYIYYGKVGGCVITGNEDGIKHCAMGMLYALQHLGFSIPPQADCGWIGEAGPGPSYMDEESGAKNNEFTNRNTTFMTYNLLHMAKMLKANKGYPAYGNSREEWDDGTRWNFDNPEYR; encoded by the coding sequence ATGAAAAAAGACACTGATTTTTCCGAACTGAGCGCAGTTTATATCAACTGTACTTTAAAAAATTCCTCGAAACAAAGCCACACAGAAGGTTTGATGCGGGTCTCCATGGCTATTTTGAAGGCTGAAAAGGTGTCCGTCGAGTACTTGCGTTTGGCTGACCACGAAGTGCCGGTAGGGTTAGTGCCCGATATGACCGAAGAAGGTGCCGAAAAGGATGACTGGCCCGATATCTATAAAAAAATAATGAAGGCCGATATCTTGGTTATCGGTACCCCCATTTGGTTGGGCGAACGTTCTTCGATAGCGTCGAAATTAATAGAGCGGCTCTACGGCATGAGCGGAAAAACAAATGATAAAGGGCAGTATATTTATTACGGCAAGGTAGGTGGTTGTGTCATTACCGGAAATGAAGATGGTATAAAACATTGTGCTATGGGCATGCTTTACGCGCTACAGCATCTCGGCTTTAGTATTCCCCCACAAGCCGATTGCGGTTGGATCGGCGAAGCCGGCCCGGGCCCCAGTTATATGGATGAGGAATCGGGAGCGAAGAATAATGAGTTCACCAATCGGAATACTACTTTTATGACGTACAACCTATTACATATGGCAAAAATGTTGAAAGCGAACAAAGGGTATCCTGCATATGGTAATTCGCGGGAGGAGTGGGACGATGGCACGCGGTGGAATTTCGACAATCCAGAATACCGCTAG